Proteins encoded in a region of the Dendropsophus ebraccatus isolate aDenEbr1 chromosome 11, aDenEbr1.pat, whole genome shotgun sequence genome:
- the LOC138767804 gene encoding uncharacterized protein C3orf38 homolog translates to MEGYAEGEFHLDTSKVKIEMGACETRLCPAGREVVSYGNNNVIGNISADNIKKEFCYWFYVILPRQIQELPQPSSTFASNCFSDNVDLECTYTIDGLNRLKSTGLKMTIWVLYGIFKEENLSFSPNLDYGGLQSQMDRYGILTVEVSGTVHKGNSCIGRFEHTFELVRSPTKGTFEIKSAKLIMHK, encoded by the exons ATGGAAGGGTACGCTGAAGGTGAGTTCCATCTGGATACCTCCAAGGTGAAAATAGAAATGGGGGCATGTGAAACACGCTTATGTCCTGCAG GACGCGAAGTGGTTTCCTATGGCAACAATAATGTTATTGGA AACATCAGTGCCGACAATATAAAAAAGGAGTTCTGTTACTGGTTCTACGTTATACTACCCAGGCAAATACAGGAGCTTCCACAACCTTCCAGTACGTTTGCATCCAATTGTTTCTCTGATAATGTAGACCTTGAGTGCACATATACTATAGATGGACTCAATCGATTAAAAAGCACAGGACTTAAAATGACCATTTGGGTTCTATATGGAATATTTAAAGAGGAGAATCTCAGCTTCAGTCCAAACTTGGATTATGGAGGATTGCAGTCTCAAATGGACAGATATGGAATACTGACTGTGGAAGTCTCTGGGACTGTACACAAGGGCAATTCCTGTATTGGTCGCTTTGAACACACTTTTGAATTGGTTCGTAGTCCAACAAAGGGAACCTTTGAAATCAAATCAGCAAAACTCATCATGCATAAGTAG